In Oryzias latipes chromosome 15, ASM223467v1, the following proteins share a genomic window:
- the eef1akmt2 gene encoding EEF1A lysine methyltransferase 2 yields the protein MEDAGERSNYCENTSDCEEDRGSDNDFETSKLGTKEYWEEMYQKELETFKDIGDVGEIWFGEESMSRVLGWMQTAKIPENAAILDIGTGNGAFLVELAKHGFKNLTGVDYSPASVELARNVLQTECLSDITVKEVDFLNCNRELKEFDVCIDKGTFDAISLNPNNSKEAKKLYVQALRDALKENGFFSITSCNWTKEQLLQRFNEGFEFVQELPTPRFQFGGKTGNSVTALIFKRVH from the exons GCCGGTGAAAGGTCTAATTATTGTGAAAATACCTCAGACTGCGAAGAAGACAGAGGCTCGGATAATGATTTTGAAACATCAAAGCTTGGAACGAAAGAATA CTGGGAGGAAATGTACCAGAAAGAGCTTGAAACATTCAAAGATATAGGAGATGTAGGGGAGATATG gtTTGGTGAGGAAAGCATGAGCCGTGTCCTGGGATGGATGCAGACGGCAAAGATCCCTGAGAATGCTGCCATTCTTGACATCGGGACTGGAAATGGAGCCTTTTTGGTTGAGCTG GCAAAACATGGATTTAAGAACCTGACTGGTGTAGACTATTCTCCAGCATCTGTAGAACTGGCCAGAAATGTTCTCCAAACAGAATGCTTGTCTGATATCACAGTGAAG gaggTGGATTTCCTAAACTGCAATAGAGAGCTGAAAGAGTTTGATGTCTGCATTGACAAAGGAACTTTTGATGCGATAAGCCTAAATCCAAACAACTCCAAAGAGGCAAAGAAACTCTATGTCCAAGCTTTAAGGGATGCCCTGAAAGAAAATGGCTTCTTTTCTATCACTTCATGTAACTGGACCAAGGAGCAGCTGCTCCAGAGATTCAATGAAG GATTTGAGTTCGTGCAGGAGTTGCCTACACCAAGGTTCCAGTTTGGAGGCAAGACAGGCAACAGTGTGACAGCTCTCATCTTCAAGAGAGTACATTAG